In Cervus elaphus chromosome 7, mCerEla1.1, whole genome shotgun sequence, the following proteins share a genomic window:
- the LOC122696905 gene encoding uncharacterized protein LOC122696905 — protein sequence MQPELASMQSTPIFLECLLFEKLTAGRMDGETDQKNLIWLPSFGRLWGRFKVSFCVSQLADGQCKLWEWTVPLSNRPKPLRESDWLILQGLVRHQHLISKAMMNCPRVQQNSSSKGCLLSTYYMPHRRRTEHSSNVPEQPMSLRWEKRRIKKAWRSRVLQPDLGAVCGEIKFTGVSASIGPIWLSCHQRALCPVCLSQPDAGLETRASCRG from the exons atgcaGCCCGAGCTGGCGAGCATGCAGTCCACTCCCATCTTCCTGGAGTGTTTACTTTTTGAAAAGCTGACAGCTGGCAGGATGGATGGGGAGACCGACCAGAAGAACTTGATCTGGTTGCCTTCGTTCGGCAGGCTGTGGGGAAGATTCAAGGTAAGCTTTTGTGTCTCACAGTTGGCAGACGGACAGTGTAAACTGTGGGAATGGACAGTCCCTCTCTCCAACAGGCCCAAGCCTTTGAGAGAATCTGATTGGTTGATCCTCCAAGGGCTTGTGAGGCACCAGCATTTAATTTCTAAGGCAATGATGAACTGCCCCCGGGTGCAGCAAAACAGTAGTTCCAAAGgctgtttactgagcacttactacatgCCACATCGCAGGCGGACTGAACACAGTTCCAATGTTCCAGAACAACCGATGAg CCTCCGCTGGGAGAAAAGACGGATCAAGAAGGCTTGGAGATCAAGAGTGCTGCAGCCTGACCTTGGTGCAGTCTGTGGGGAG ATAAAGTTTACAGGGGTTTCTGCTTCCATCGGGCCGATATGGCTCTCTTGCCACCAGAGGGCGCTGTGTCCTGTCTGCTTATCACAGCCGGATGCCGGTCTGGAAACCCGAGCTTCCTGCAGAGGCTGA